One Saccharomycodes ludwigii strain NBRC 1722 chromosome VI, whole genome shotgun sequence DNA segment encodes these proteins:
- the AMA1 gene encoding Ama1p (similar to Saccharomyces cerevisiae YGR225W | AMA1 | Activator of Meiotic APC/C): protein MNYYYYFNFDHHDINNPDISERFIPKTINKQVLKASPDIKHLDLNTQYQLELPISHHNFESLNEILSNESVKSRIQVFAQQYTDKVAALTSALKNVNNEKFPKNSIIKQPYKEQIAEALHFHASQPFYNYELRYTIEKLSSMSTEEIIKQQKLNITNPYFINATFEINNLKLSTEKQVYYIFSNYFKKDIQNNTFITSNSYDDYGTKIFSKKLLPYRVLDAPSLKNDFYSNLISWSKKSNNIAVGLGHAIYLWSEGSGAYLLLSSTYLEKYSDYVTCVSFSPKEDYLIVGTKLGRLLLLNQYRKDDEIGLERNKHQLLSAELKLTLNKGICCISWFQKDTAANKFFCGDESGEVHCIEVNRIAKTVTVPKDELDIISEVIEKISSNESVGGVKMEKSRKQYESVTNPDVLGNHLYKNKKKESDREYGFKTKTVYFYELKKLVKFKCQTQQVCGIDLKEGASANNKSYIAVGGNDNSCTLWNITDLKSPQLMFYLPHKAAVKAISFCPWASSLLATGGGSKDRTIRFWHSETGTLLREIHTEGQITSLIWSTRKKQILATFGFGNVDDPLLIQCFSYPKMNIVSEVKVAFNLRVLSAVASPDVSSICIATNDETVRFYNLWNPTESVVKNSQESGIYGSSIIEHKEGIQKFTELIR from the coding sequence atgaattattattattattttaattttgatcatcatgatattaataatccAGATATAAGTGAAAGGTTCATCCCAAAAactataaataaacaagttTTAAAAGCCTCACCGGATATAAAGCATTTGGATTTAAATACACAATATCAATTAGAACTGCCAATAAGCCATCACAATTTTGAAAGCTTAAATGAGATTTTATCCAATGAATCTGTTAAGTCGAGAATCCAAGTTTTTGCTCAACAATACACAGACAAAGTTGCTGCTTTAACATCGGCACTgaaaaatgttaataatgaaaaatttccCAAAAATTCCATAATTAAACAACCATATAAAGAACAGATAGCTGAAGCTCTACACTTTCATGCATCACAACCATTCTATAATTATGAGTTAAGATATACGATAGAAAAATTATCTTCAATGTCAACAGAAGAAATcataaaacaacaaaagctAAATATCACCAACCCATATTTTATCAATGCTACATTTGAAATCAATAACTTAAAACTATCAACTGAAAAACAAGTTTActatatattttccaattattttaaaaaagatattcaaaataatactttTATCACTTCAAATAGTTATGATGATTATggtacaaaaatattttctaaaaaattgCTACCTTATAGAGTTCTAGATGCACCATCATTAAAGaatgatttttattctaatttaatttcttgGTCCAAAAAAAGCAATAACATAGCAGTTGGGCTAGGTCATGCCATATATTTGTGGTCTGAAGGTTCAGGTGCATACTTACTGTTAAGCTCAACGTATCTAGAAAAATATTCAGATTATGTCACCTGTGTTTCATTTTCTCCAAAAGAAGATTACCTTATAGTGGGTACTAAGCTGGGCAgattattacttttaaacCAATATAGAAAAGATGACGAAATTGGACTTGAAAGAAATAAGCACCAATTATTAAGCGCAGAACTAAAACTTACATTAAATAAAGGGATTTGTTGTATATCTTGGTTTCAAAAAGATACTGCTGCCAACAAATTTTTCTGTGGGGATGAAAGCGGTGAAGTTCACTGCATTGAAGTCAATAGGATAGCAAAAACTGTAACGGTTCCCAAAGACGAATTAGATATCATTAGTGaagttattgaaaaaataagttcTAATGAAAGTGTTGGAGGGGTAAAGATGGAAAAATCAAGAAAACAATATGAAAGTGTAACAAATCCCGATGTACTGGGAAATCATctatataaaaacaaaaaaaaggaaagtgACAGAGAATACGGCTTCAAAACAAAGACTGTCTACTTTTATgaattaaagaaattggTTAAGTTTAAATGCCAAACTCAACAAGTCTGTGGTATTGATCTAAAAGAAGGTGCCAGTGCCAACAATAAATCTTATATTGCAGTAGGCGGCAATGATAACTCTTGTACTCTTTGGAATATAACGGACTTGAAAAGCCCACAattaatgttttatttgcCTCACAAGGCTGCAGTTAAAGCCATTTCCTTTTGCCCATGGGCTTCGTCATTATTAGCTACTGGCGGTGGCTCAAAAGATAGAACCATAAGATTTTGGCATTCTGAAACGGGGACTTTATTAAGAGAAATACATACAGAAGGACAAATAACCTCATTGATTTGGTCAACAAGGAAAAAGCAGATTTTGGCTACGTTTGGCTTCGGAAATGTAGACGATCCACTTCTAATTCAATGTTTTTCGTATCCAAAAATGAATATTGTTTCAGAAGTAAAAGTTGCATTTAATTTAAGAGTTTTAAGCGCTGTGGCATCACCAGACGTTTCATCAATATGTATTGCCACCAATGACGAAACAGTACGGTTTTATAACCTTTGGAACCCAACAGAAAGTGTAGTTAAAAATTCTCAAGAAAGTGGTATTTACGGTAGTTCAATTATAGAACACAAAGAAGGAATCCAAAAGTTCACCGAATTaataagataa
- a CDS encoding uncharacterized protein (similar to Saccharomyces cerevisiae YHR149C | SKG6 | Suppressor of lethality of Kex2 Gas1 double null mutant (paralog of YGR221C | TOS2)), with translation MLSSSPSYGMAERLLNIRSSSTEKPAAASYNTAVIVAVVVPVVVVLLILGVVLIIVWKRNQKEKLEDDHPDFVGEMEYLPPIILNYDKDYPAVGNNSVFANSSINLLSNNNENELRPPKSFSKNLQLSRVSSAGTNNINRTIYAQDPFQLPILVQPLDDNSDRGTTNKSSLGINDKNASTEDLRYLAYNIIDKDVGGYNVAKKYASTSSTLPLGAPVYSESKLSNVVTAGHDAHNTSAKVAIATNDKTLSSSSANTTTSTATTTTSATVATDELKNKEQKDGNPFRNHEGQLNEEIDSFEFIEPERQESEDKESFLKPIKDEKHFIVIDKEDNDEATSVLSKENINGNVNDEEENTKRLKSIYNIYLDRNSTIRSFVPEIHDEENYGQEEYHSDTELPVNHEKMIQVEMHRNSVADTFNFNENQDPDLSTNNDSIAHDVNTATTAAIAIDDNNNNNNNNNNNNNNNNNNNNNPTVTNSVRATSSIYSEYPLFNQQAYTLNYPLPQNQQPIPYLPPPQPDYDIQQQEHQYNTPDNIYMQQQGYQYNNFNYNDPFNNSQANIPYHYLHPQDREEIEELPTPSELRNSRTLHSLTSFKAPNRNNLIANKPFNPIQNPELAYSSGQQQQQQVPQQLEGTNINNSTTAPGAGTKFLPHHLRESIVMMDPMKLSNMGKTYKPAGSFRKELTIQRTGSMNNSIYLQNHQQRQPLNQQYKNTLPPIIQQPDYRVSGLLDDMDCQVPVDIGDVLYPTHEKNKVGYRKQLKIDGQR, from the coding sequence ATGTTATCTTCTTCTCCATCTTATGGTATGGCTGAAAGATTATTAAACATTCGATCTTCATCCACTGAGAAACCAGCAGCAGCATCTTATAATACAGCTGTAATTGTCGCTGTTGTAGTTCCAGTCGTTGTGGTTTTACTTATTCTGGGCGTggttttaataatagtttggaaaagaaaccaaaaagaaaaattggaagATGATCATCCAGATTTTGTCGGAGAAATGGAATATCTACCACCAATAATCCTTAATTATGATAAGGATTATCCTGCTGTCGGTAATAATTCCGTTTTTGCCAATTCTTcgattaatttattatccaacaataatgaaaatgaacTTAGACCCCCAAAAAGCTTTTCTAAGAATTTACAGTTGTCAAGGGTATCCTCTGCAGgtacaaataatattaataggACCATATACGCACAAGATCCATTTCAATTACCTATATTAGTTCAACCACTTGACGATAATTCTGACCGTGGTACCACCAATAAAAGTAGTCTTGGTATTAACGATAAAAATGCATCTACAGAGGATTTAAGGTATTTGGCTTACAATATCATAGACAAAGATGTTGGAGGATATAATGTCGCTAAGAAATATGCCAGCACTTCATCCACCCTCCCTCTTGGCGCCCCAGTATATTCGGAATCCAAATTGAGTAATGTAGTCACTGCAGGTCACGATGCTCACAATACTAGTGCTAAGGTCGCAATCGCTACTAATGATAAAACActttcctcttcttccgCCAATACTACCACTAGCACTGcaaccaccaccaccagtGCTACTGTTGCTACTGATGAATTGAAGAATAAGGAACAAAAGGATGGGAATCCATTTAGAAATCATGAAGGACAATTAAATGAAGAAATCGATtcatttgaatttattgaaCCAGAAAGGCAGGAAAGCGAAGACAAAGagtcttttttaaaaccgATAAAAGACGAGAAGCATTTCATAGTTATTGATAAAGAGGACAATGATGAAGCTACTAGTGTGTTGTCGAAGGAGAATATAAACGGTAATGttaatgatgaagaagaaaataccAAGAGGTTGAAAAGTATAtacaatatttatttggatCGAAACAGTACTATTCGTAGTTTTGTACCAGAAATCcatgatgaagaaaattatGGGCAAGAAGAGTACCATAGCGATACTGAATTACCTGTAAATCATGAAAAAATGATCCAAGTTGAAATGCATAGGAACAGCGTAGCAGatacatttaattttaatgaaaacCAAGATCCTGATCTAAGTACAAATAATGACAGCATTGCCCATGATGTTAATACTGCAACTACCGCTGCTATTGCtattgatgataataataataataataataataataataataataataataataataacaataataataataatccaaCTGTAACAAATAGTGTCAGAGCTACATCATCCATATATTCCGAATATCCACTATTTAATCAACAAGCATATACTTTAAATTACCCGTTACCACAAAATCAGCAGCCAATTCCTTATTTGCCACCACCACAGCCAGATTATGACatacaacaacaagaacaCCAATATAACACCCCTGACAACATCTATATGCAACAGCAAGGTTACCAATacaacaattttaattataacGATCCTTTCAACAACTCTCAGGCTAATATACCATATCATTATTTGCATCCACAGGATAGAGAAGAAATTGAAGAATTACCGACACCTAGTGAATTGAGAAACTCTAGAACATTACATTCATTGACTTCCTTTAAAGCACCCAATAGAAATAACCTAATAGCCAATAAACCATTCAATCCTATCCAGAACCCGGAACTGGCATACTCGTCTgggcagcagcagcagcagcaggTACCGCAACAATTGGAAGGgacaaatattaataatagtacaACAGCCCCTGGTGCTGGCACCAAATTTCTACCGCATCATTTAAGAGAAAGTATTGTTATGATGGATCCGATGAAATTAAGTAATATGGGTAAAACTTACAAGCCTGCTGGTAGTTTTAGAAAAGAATTAACTATACAAAGGACCGGTTCGATGAATAATTCAATTTATCTACAAAACCATCAACAACGTCAGCCATTAAATCAGCAATATAAAAACACTTTGCCCCCCATAATCCAGCAACCCGATTATAGAGTGAGCGGGTTATTAGACGATATGGATTGCCAAGTTCCTGTTGATATCGGCGACGTATTGTATCCTACTCATGAAAAGAATAAAGTTGGTTACCGTAAACAGCTAAAGATCGATGGACAAAGATAA
- the HSV2 gene encoding phosphatidylinositol-3,5-bisphosphate binding protein HSV2 (similar to Saccharomyces cerevisiae YGR223C | HSV2 | Homologous with SVP1): MNHIKAFLIYDENGGSVNGSTNGDGLHNCENTLKYSGLTPQRFINVEFNSDSTYFTSVIGNNLKIYKTYPLKLMANSYLPETYIIFKSILLGRTNLIVLLLREEKQEPLSLKIPRKAKGYTVKIWDEHQHKIVWESTCEVLDFYVSSESYLILTTINHELLVYKFITADKDHSSAIIQIQIPNIKIRNDVAASVSRNLFTFSNAKIVGQVQVAKLPDMKSMSIFKAHKNNIRSLAISPNGEYLASCSERGTLIRIFKLYSGGAQNTIGNTNENYNKGSSNNELGTLLYEFRRGLEIADVYEIKWSPDSKKIACISDKCTLHIFQLPLLKKELMKRKKNVFLLTDMCNIKLSSTIPGDRCKIGWEYPQNDSIKNNSDTFYLIWHKSGLWQKFYIMKDYNDSKYEIVRENYKLL, from the coding sequence ATGAATCATATCAAagcatttttaatatacgATGAAAATGGTGGTAGTGTTAATGGTAGTACTAATGGTGATGGACTGCACAATTGTGAAAACACTTTAAAATATTCGGGACTTACTCCACAAAGGTTTATTAACGTTGAATTTAATAGCGACTCCACTTATTTTACTAGTGTAATCggaaataatttaaaaatatataaaacttACCCATTGAAATTAATGGCGAATAGTTATTTGCCCGaaacatatattatttttaaaagtattttgTTGGGAAGAACGAAtttaatagttttattattaaggGAGGAAAAACAAGAACCATTATCTTTAAAGATTCCTCGAAAAGCAAAAGGATATACAGTTAAAATTTGGGATGAGCATCAACATAAAATAGTCTGGGAAAGTACTTGCGAAGTTTTGGATTTTTATGTTTCTAGTGAaagttatttaatattaactaCTATTAATCACGAGCTTTTGGTGTATAAGTTTATTACAGCTGATAAAGATCATAGCAGTGCGATAATACAGATTCAAATACCTAATATCAAAATCAGAAATGATGTTGCTGCGAGTGTTTCACGAAATTTATTTACGTTTTCCAATGCCAAAATAGTTGGTCAAGTTCAAGTAGCAAAATTGCCTGACATGAAATCCATGAGCATATTTAAGGCacacaaaaacaatattagaAGCTTAGCAATTTCTCCTAATGGCGAATATTTAGCATCTTGTTCGGAAAGAGGAACTTTAATAAGGATTTTCAAACTTTATAGTGGTGGTGCTCAAAACACCATTGGAAATACCAATGAGAATTACAACAAAGGTTCCAGTAACAATGAACTCGGGACATTATTATACGAATTTAGAAGAGGGTTGGAGATAGCAGACGTTTATGAGATTAAATGGAGCCCAgattctaaaaaaatagcgTGTATAAGTGATAAATGTACTTTACATATATTCCAGCTTCCATTATTAAAGAAAGAGTtgatgaaaagaaagaaaaatgtatttttgttaacAGACATGTGCAATATAAAACTATCGTCGACGATACCCGGAGATCGTTGTAAAATTGGATGGGAATATCCACAAAACGacagtattaaaaataatagcgacactttttatttaatttggCATAAAAGTGGCTTATGGCAAAAGTTTTATATTATGAAAGATTATAACGATTCAAAATACGAAATTGTACgtgaaaattataaattattataa
- the PET54 gene encoding Pet54p (similar to Saccharomyces cerevisiae YGR222W | PET54 | PETite colonies) encodes MSGKPTFYSENITKQLLSRVFAKMKNGDVVGLRTKLPTKKQLSLDNTLMIVQNKLPKETVSVIFQSYNPYLTKDDFLKPLKTYAFNQEGLKTNNNHDNQHILDIFKIRNPRYFHFTNQYVVLFKNIEYCKKYFKDISIAPSIDGSFLKKNASNINNNKNNNRTVPQIDDLSGFLTTYNKYVETLSAAYESPDVFYEKIRQLGSKEKQRQVTIKTSLVSSGNGNSTLNSGITNNDNAVTLPDFKALKEIESKCCLMKSKLPSKLINVPNLPTIFWQYDLKHAFPIKDVSLKNIRLKNGGDSEHSPFLNDEENIFFIAFNNPEDVTRFQSNCHGMKFGKHKLLVENLNF; translated from the coding sequence ATGAGTGGTAAACCGACTTTTTATTCTGAAAACATAACAAAACAACTACTCAGTAGAGTGTTtgcaaaaatgaaaaatggtGATGTGGTTGGTTTAAGGACAAAACTACCAACGAAGAAACAACTGTCCTTGGATAACACTCTGATGATAgtacaaaataaactacCCAAAGAGACCGTTTCAGTGATATTTCAAAGTTACAATCCATATTTGACTAAAGacgattttttaaaacctCTAAAAACATATGCATTTAACCAAGAAGgcttaaaaacaaataataaccatGATAACCAACATATTTTagacatttttaaaattagaaatCCAAGATATTTCCATTTCACCAATCAATATGTTGTcctatttaaaaatattgaatattgtaaaaaatatttcaagGATATTTCAATTGCCCCCTCAATAGATggttcatttttaaaaaagaatgcCTCAAAcatcaacaataataagaaCAATAATAGAACTGTCCCACAAATCGATGATTTGTCTGGTTTCCTAACAACATACAACAAATATGTAGAAACTTTATCTGCCGCTTATGAATCACCAGATGTCTTTTATGAGAAAATACGCCAGTTAGGCTCGAAGGAGAAACAACGACAAGTAACTATAAAAACAAGCTTGGTTAGTAGTGGTAATGGTAATAGTACCCTTAACTCAGGTATTACCAATAATGACAACGCTGTGACATTGCCAGATTTTAAAGCTTTAAAAGAAATCGAAAGCAAATGTTGTTTAATGAAATCAAAACTTCCTTcgaaattaattaatgtACCAAACTTACCCACAATTTTTTGGCAATATGATTTAAAACATGCCTTTCCTATAAAGGATGTCTCATTGAAGAATATTCGTCTCAAAAATGGTGGTGACTCTGAGCACAGTCCTTTCCTCAATGATGAGGAAaacatcttttttataGCTTTCAACAACCCAGAAGATGTAACGAGATTTCAAAGTAATTGTCATGGCATGAAATTCGGCAAACACAAGTTATTGgttgaaaatttaaatttctaa